GCCTCAACTCCATAACAGATCATGCTAGTTGGGAGACGAACCTGTTCTTGGACTTATGAACCGGCCGTCAAGATCCTGGACGTATGACCACGGGACGCACACATGAGGACGCCCTCGCCGCCGCCATCGCCGCCGAACGCCGTGACCTGGCCGACCTGTTCGACACCCTCTCCCCGGACCAGTGGGACGCGCCCAGCCTGTGCGCGGGATGGCGGGTGCGGGACGTGGTGGCCCACATGTCGACGGGGTTCCGGTATCCGACCCGCCGCATGCTGTGGGAACTGGCCAGGTCCGGCGGCCGGGTGAACCGGATGGCGGACCGGGTCGCCCGCGCGGACGCGGCCGCCCACCCGGCCGGGCGGCTGTCCGGCTTCCTGCGCGAGCACGCGCACCACCCGTGGAAGCCGCCGGTGGGCGGCCGCCCGGCGGCCCTGGCCCACGACGTCGTGCACGGCCTGGACGTCACGGTCGCCCTCGGCGTCGAGCGCCCCGTCCCCGAGGAGCGGCTGCGCCCGGCCCTGGCCACGATCGACCCGCGGGCCTTCCGCTTCTTCGGCGTCGACCTCGCGGGCGTCCGGCTGCAGGCCGTCGACCTCGACTGGACCTTCGGCGCCGGAGCACCCCTGTGCGGGAGTGCCCAGGACCTTCTGCTGGTCGCCTATGGTCGTAAGCTGCCCGTCGGCCGGTTGGACGGACAGGAAGTTCACCGTTTTGTCACAGCCTGAGCCGCCCTACAACCGATATCCCCGCACATCGGTCTAGGTTGACGAGATCGCCGTAGCGGTGTCAGGAATGTGACCGCGCCAGGAAGCCAGGAAGAGGGCACCCATGGGGGACATACGCAGACGAGGAGCCGTCGTGCTCGGGGTCACGGGGCTGGTGGCTCCGTTGACGCTCGCGCTGGGCGCCGCGCCGGCGCAGGCCGCGAGCTGCACCACGCAGGCCGGGCCGTACCAGAAGCAGGTGGAGAAGTTCCTCGGGCGGCCGGTGGACGGCAGGCAGTCCACCGCCGACTGCAAGGCCATCCAGGCCTTCCAGACCAAGCACGGCATCACGCCGAACATCGGCTACGCGGGATCCGTCACGTGGGGTGTGATGGATCTCATGAACAAGCAGAAGGCGGTGGGCAGCACTCCCAACCGGGACGGCCGCTGTCCGACCAACAAGGGCCGCATCGCCTGCGTCAACCTCACCCTCCAGCTCAGCTGGATCCAGGACGGCAGCAGGCTGGTCTACGGGCCGGTGCCGGTCCGCACGGGCCGCGACGGGTACGAGACCCGCACCGGCCTGAAGAAGATCTACTGGCGTGACATCGACCACGTCTCGTCGATCTACAACGTGTCCATGCCCTACAGCCAGTTCTTCGACGGCGGCCAGGCCTTCCACTCGGTCGGCCTCAGCATGTGGAACCCGCCGGGCTCGCACGGCTGCGTCAACATGACCACGACGACCGCCAAGAAGTACTGGTCACTGCTGAAGAACGGCGACGACGTCTTCGTCTACGGCCGCAAGCCGGGCACCTGACAGTCGCCCGCCGAAGGGCCCCCGAGGGGCGGGGCGAGGGCGGGGGAGGGCTGCACGAGGGCGGGGCGGCCGGGCCGTGCGCGGCGAACTCACCGGCCGTCCTTGACAGATGGACGTGATCAGTAACACTGTCCGATTTATCCCTTTAGCTCGTGATTACTCACGGCCCCT
This window of the Streptomyces sp. NBC_01275 genome carries:
- a CDS encoding maleylpyruvate isomerase family mycothiol-dependent enzyme codes for the protein MTTGRTHEDALAAAIAAERRDLADLFDTLSPDQWDAPSLCAGWRVRDVVAHMSTGFRYPTRRMLWELARSGGRVNRMADRVARADAAAHPAGRLSGFLREHAHHPWKPPVGGRPAALAHDVVHGLDVTVALGVERPVPEERLRPALATIDPRAFRFFGVDLAGVRLQAVDLDWTFGAGAPLCGSAQDLLLVAYGRKLPVGRLDGQEVHRFVTA
- a CDS encoding L,D-transpeptidase, giving the protein MGDIRRRGAVVLGVTGLVAPLTLALGAAPAQAASCTTQAGPYQKQVEKFLGRPVDGRQSTADCKAIQAFQTKHGITPNIGYAGSVTWGVMDLMNKQKAVGSTPNRDGRCPTNKGRIACVNLTLQLSWIQDGSRLVYGPVPVRTGRDGYETRTGLKKIYWRDIDHVSSIYNVSMPYSQFFDGGQAFHSVGLSMWNPPGSHGCVNMTTTTAKKYWSLLKNGDDVFVYGRKPGT